A genomic segment from Candidatus Eisenbacteria bacterium encodes:
- a CDS encoding Hsp20/alpha crystallin family protein, which produces MNETESIDNAIGQVERLYRSVTGRDAPPIQEQQPYAVIPPEKVPEEHIQEQVDRLVETLMDFSGQSALAVWKPPISIWEGRGEVVITMDLPGVTRDGVHVSVTRGMLDISGVRPARGSQDGNQVELRYNEHIFGRFRRLIPIAQGLATDRLQAQMRSGVLEIRLPRAGGTQDVKSVPVG; this is translated from the coding sequence ATGAACGAGACCGAGAGCATCGACAACGCGATTGGACAGGTGGAACGGCTGTACCGATCCGTCACGGGTCGCGACGCGCCTCCGATCCAGGAACAGCAGCCCTACGCGGTGATCCCGCCGGAAAAGGTCCCCGAAGAGCATATTCAGGAGCAGGTCGACCGTCTGGTCGAGACCCTGATGGATTTCTCGGGACAGTCGGCGCTCGCGGTGTGGAAACCCCCGATCTCCATCTGGGAAGGAAGGGGCGAGGTCGTGATCACGATGGATCTTCCCGGCGTGACGCGTGACGGGGTCCACGTCTCGGTCACCCGCGGCATGCTCGACATCTCCGGAGTCCGGCCGGCACGCGGGTCGCAGGACGGCAACCAGGTCGAGCTTCGCTACAACGAGCACATCTTCGGCAGGTTCCGCCGGCTCATCCCGATCGCGCAGGGACTCGCGACGGACCGCCTCCAGGCGCAGATGCGCAGCGGCGTCCTGGAGATCCGGCTGCCGCGCGCCGGCGGCACGCAGGACGTGAAGTCGGTGCCGGTGGGCTGA